The following proteins come from a genomic window of Plasmodium malariae genome assembly, contig: PmUG01_00_47, whole genome shotgun sequence:
- the PmUG01_00075800 gene encoding fam-m protein, with protein sequence MEKNIILILIIKFYAFILLRCLFHLENDSTHRTSLNNNYKLGKTIVIRNYRLLAKYKQDVYSSNSVLREDMSNKLKYEKKDIHNKEKAIKGKNSKYNRSLLNQAQYYTEFIDYNNGMFDGKHFHFEKKWIKKKKHDDFLKKNKRIGNITLKKIKLRSYSFGVAIIFLIVLLGIGYPILHRYDLLKEAGKELLEFIQLTDHLKTVEPYICIILYGILIVLLSLILIIVFPKILINNEKYNKYKLMTQ encoded by the exons atggaaaaaaatattattttaatcttaattattaaattttatgcgtttattcttttacgttgtttatttcatttagAAAATGAt aGCACTCATAGAACATCCttgaataataattataaacttGGAAAAACTATAGTTATAAGAAATTATCGACtactagcaaaatataaacaagaTGTCTATTCAAGTAATTCAGTTTTAAGAGAAGACATGTCAAATAAACTGAAgtacgaaaaaaaagatatacataataaagaaaaagcaataaaaggaaaaaacagtAAATATAATAGGAGTTTACTAAATCAAGCGCAATATTATACAGAATTTATTGACtataataatggaatgtttgatggtaaacatttccattttgaaaaaaaatggataaaaaaaaagaaacatgatgatttccttaaaaaaaacaagagaATTGGaaatataactttaaaaaaaataaaacttagAAGTTACAGTTTTGGAGTtgctataatttttcttattgttTTATTGGGAATAGGGTATCCCATTTTACATAGGTATGATTTGCTGAAAGAAGCTGGAAAAGAGTTATTAGAATTTATACAATTGACGGACCATCTTAAAACCGTAGAACCCTATATTTGCATAATATTATACGGAATacttattgttttattatcaCTAATACTAATCATAGTCTTTCCaaagatattaataaataatgaaaagtataataaatataagttaATGACTcagtaa
- the PmUG01_00076100 gene encoding fam-m protein: protein MEKKIKLHITVKIVKFLLLTWIWYFDNNLSIFRKSLDEYCCSSKKLDTRYYRSLAKYKLDSGSNNVCLKGTFPNNRLNEKRNIYGNEEEGKGKNEESNRGLFNKAQYYTEVIDYNKGIFDGKHFHFERKWIKKKDYDYFLEKRRRICDIGLKKVKFRSYGFGVFLFVLFFLLGIGIPLLPKLSFLENTWKLIEESTLLKEICNNIKTFMKEKQPYLYSILFIVLMIMVSIMFLVGIYKILRNNEKYNKIKLIAE from the exons atggaaaaaaaaataaaattacatattacTGTTAAAATTGTTAAGTTTCTCCTTTTAACTTGGATATGGTATTTTGATAATAACCTG AGTATATTTAGGAAATCTCTGGATGAGTACTGTTGCTctagtaaaaaattagatacaAGATATTATCGATCactagcaaaatataagcTTGATAGTGGTTCAAATAATGTATGTTTAAAAGGAACGTTTCCAAATAATAGactaaatgaaaaaaggaatatatatgGTAATGAAGAGgaaggaaaaggaaagaatGAAGAATCCAATAGAGGTTTATTTAATAAGGCGCAATATTATACAGAAGTTATAGACTACAATAAAGGAATATTTGATGGGaaacatttccattttgaaaggaagtggataaaaaaaaaagactatGATTATTTTCTTGAAAAACGCAGAAGAATTTGTGACATaggattaaaaaaagtaaaatttagAAGTTACGGATTTGgcgttttcctttttgttctttttttcttgttgGGAATTGGAATACCCCTGTTACCTAAGTTAAGTTTTTTGGAAAATACATGGAAACTTATTGAAGAATCTACATTATTGAaagaaatatgtaataatataaaaacatttatgaAGGAAAAACAGCCCTATCTTTattcaatattatttatagtaCTTATGATTATGGTATCCATTATGTTTTTAGTGGGGATTTATAagattttaagaaataatgaaaaatataataaaattaagttgaTTGCtgagtaa
- the PmUG01_00076000 gene encoding fam-l protein — translation MYIMERSTIITVFIKISLFILITWTCQFNNDLVLLYYLACIFKKNMVNNYIHDRKLTTKSYRIPSKSIQDKYLCIEGLKDEVGNNRIRVVNRMSNNEKRDLVKRKQLNGNSSECERGIKQTMKNKSNIFETKKYSYLEKKIFKELDYIYFLKNNRTISDKTYKKIVRKKLALRISLPLVLLLLLLLSLILDFSGSYGLRKGLFKILNVASIGWYAKLQDFLKNSTLGVFFKLVVKEEVKEVNNVVRGGVRKVKIVQVDWVMQFMEFLIYFTLFFILFVTIITAVIYHHKKVKKFQKIKYRKR, via the exons atgtatataatggAAAGAAGTACTATTATAACcgtatttattaaaatttctttgtTTATCCTTATTACATGGACATGCCAATTTAACAATGATCtggtattattatattacttagcc tgcatatttaagaaaaatatggtaaataattacatacaTGATAGAAAATTAACTACAAAAAGTTATAGAATACCATCAAAAAGTATAcaagataaatatttatgtattgaAGGGTTAAAGGACGAAGTAGGAAATAATAGAATACGCGTAGTAAATAGAATgtctaataatgaaaagagGGATCtagtaaaaagaaaacaattaAATGGTAATTCATCAGAATGTGAACGGGGCATTAAACAaactatgaaaaataaatctaatatatttgaaacaaaaaaatattcttatcttgaaaaaaaaatattcaaagaactagattatatatattttcttaaaaataacagGACAATTAGTGATaaaacttataaaaaaatagtgcGTAAAAAATTAGCATTACGAATTTCCTTACCTTTagtactgttattattattgttattgtcaCTCATATTAGATTTTTCTGGTTCTTATGGGCTTAGAAAAGGattgtttaaaatattgaatGTTGCTTCAATAGGGTGGTACGCTAAGTTACAAGATTTTCTTAAGAATTCTACTTTAGGTGTGTTTTTTAAGTTAGTGGTAAAAGAAGAAGTTAAAGAAGTAAATAATGTTGTAAGGGGGGGAGTTAGGAAAGTAAAGATTGTGCAAGTAGATTGGGTAATGCAGTTTAtggaatttttaatatattttacacttttctttatattatttgtcaCAATTATAACGGCGGTTATTTACcaccataaaaaagttaagaaatttcaaaaaattaagtatagaaaaaggtaa
- the PmUG01_00076200 gene encoding PIR protein: MKILGTSKKVKILENFDEEYELSTSGTSYVILSPIKDTYKNLYEIGCKLHNNYKKKGTLCILINDSVSDTEHCELLNEWLSEKKNHYIFNGSSCENNIKLWEIYIEELWKELKNDTGDSFLCDRKTTNYSCSISLELKTILSVSFTLLGAFLITFFLLYKFSPLGPRIHNCLNKNKRIIENIIPEESYELLEKSSENENLYSENGRISIGYYSVEK, from the exons atgaag atATTAGGAACAAGTAAGaaagttaaaattttagaaaattttgATGAAGAATATGAACTTAGCACTTCCGGAACATCATATGTAATTTTAAGTCCAATAAaagatacatataaaaatttatatgaaattgGTTGTAAgcttcataataattataaaaagaaaggtACGTTATGTATACTAATAAATGATAGTGTTAGCGATACTGAGCACTGTGAATTATTGAATGAATGgttaagtgaaaaaaaaaatcattatatatttaatggtTCTAGTTGtgaaaataacataaaattatggGAGATATACATTGAGGAATTGTggaaagaattaaaaaatgatacagGTGACAGTTTTTTATGTGATAGAAAGACAACTAATTATTCTTGTTCTATTTCACTTGAATTGAAGACTATATTATCTGTTAGTTTTACACTTTTGGGAGCATTtcttattactttttttcttctgtataag tttAGTCCGCTTGGACCACGGATTCACAATTgtctaaataaaaataaaagaataattgaGAACATAATTCCAGAAGAATCATATgaattattagaaaaatcttctgaaaatgaaaatttatattctgAAAACGGAAGAATTTCTATAGGTTATTATTCTGTagaaaaatag
- the PmUG01_00075900 gene encoding fam-l protein yields MEQKIKTLLFFKVSMFILLSWIYHFYIFKSTYSKLLVECYNHHRILYRTNYRILAIYNQDKDSCVVCLREQIPNGGNDKKGITNNDKCSTEKKKILNGSLPQSARGRKKDIKNKSYLFETKKYSYLERKIFKDLDYENFLKNNKTISNKVYKKIIRKKLVSLNSPFMLLFLLLLIGFILDLYVNCGLIRGMVKTLTLIVPGWFGHLNNMLKTSNLSWLFQSTEKVQDLIKKLFRTSRSGPWNVQMVDEYTYVPYFFVLVIYIIPLIILGITLILGVFYYHKKVMKYEKIKLRKI; encoded by the exons atggaacaaaaaattaaaacccttttattttttaaagtttctatgtttatccttttaagttggatatatcatttttacatttttaag agTACGTATAGTAAACTTTTGGTTGAATGCTATAATCATcatagaatattatatagaacAAATTATCGTATACTAGCAATATATAATCAGGATAAGGATTCATGTGTTGTATGTTTAAGAGAACAGATACCAAATGGAGGAAAcgataaaaaaggaataactAACAATGATAAGTGTTCCacagagaaaaagaaaatattaaacgGAAGTTTACCACAAAGTGCAAGAGGACgcaaaaaagatataaaaaataaatcatatttatttgaaacaaaaaaatattcgtaTTTAGAAAGAAAGATATTCAAGGATCTtgattatgaaaattttcttaaaaataacaagaCAATTAGCAATAaagtttacaaaaaaattatacgtaAAAAACTCGTATCACTAAATTCACCTTTTatgttattgtttttattgttattaatagGATTTATATTAGATTTATATGTTAATTGTGGGCTTATACGTGGGATGGTTAAGACATTGACTTTAATTGTACCTGGATGGTTTGGTCacttaaataatatgttgAAGACCTCCAATTTAAGTTGGTTGTTCCAGTCTACGGAAAAAGTACAAgatttaataaagaaattattcAGAACTAGTCGAAGTGGACCATGGAATGTACAGATGGTAGATGAATATACTTATGTTCCgtatttttttgtcttagttatatatattatacctttaattatattaggtATCACACTTATATTAGgagttttttattatcataagaaagttatgaaatatgaaaaaattaaattaaggaaaatataa
- the PmUG01_00076400 gene encoding Plasmodium exported protein, unknown function, protein MGQSIKFIFFLKIYMFIVLNWIYHFYGDTFRFNKILDEKYGSGRKLGKRIYRLLGNCEKGIFANVRDLELKIPHNTKKKNEKCDKEKEKKLYRSLLYKEKLINQLMKNKCTMLHKSYNHYEKKIMNGLDDKAFFNKMLLIKDKDYKKLKHKKYRLRLFLLSLLFVVALIIPVLDLSIGDLLMNFLTLFENGTSAGVGVRSPGPEIAPNASWITYFSQNLSVAYKAQSVLIYCVPILIMGILLILGVFYYYKNVIKHKKVKFLKAFNEW, encoded by the exons ATGGGACAAAGTATTAagtttatcttttttctcaaaatttatatgtttatcgTTTTAAATTggatatatcatttttacgGTGACACG ttcaggtttaacaaaattttggATGAGAAATATGGTTCTGGTAGAAAATTAGGTAAACGAATTTATAGATTATTAGGAAACTGTGAAAAAGGTATTTTTGCAAATGTTAGAGATTTAGAATTGAAGATACCGCataatactaaaaaaaagaacgaaaaatgtgacaaagaaaaagaaaaaaaattatatagaagtttattatataaggaaaaattaattaatcaacttatgaaaaataaatgtactaTGTTACATAAATCATATAAccattatgaaaaaaaaataatgaatggaCTTGATGATAaagctttttttaataaaatgctgttaattaaagataaagattacaaaaaattaaagcataaaaaatatagattacGACTTTTTTTGCTTTCACTATTGTTTGTAGTCGCATTAATTATACCTGTATTAGATTTATCAATTGGTGATTTATTAATGAACTTTTTAACCTTATTCGAAAATGGTACATCAGCTGGTGTGGGGGTTAGGTCACCGGGTCCTGAAATCGCGCCAAATGCTTCCTGGATCACCTATTTTTCTCAAAATCTTTCTGTAGCATACAAAGCCCAAAGTGTCTTAATATATTGTGTACCTATCTTAATAATGGGTATTTTACTTATACTAGgagttttttattattataaaaatgttataaaacataaaaaagttaagttCTTGAAAGCATTCAATGAATGGTAA
- the PmUG01_00075700 gene encoding fam-m protein: MDQRIMLLLLIKYFLFMLLTWICNLWNDARSINKSLYDILKVNRKLDIRNYRLLAKCKKKKDLNIVSLNEDIADNGECEKKTTYNNESVFTKLKKQSNIYPLNKAQYYTEVMNYNNGIFDGKYFHFEKKWIKKKDYDNFLEKNRRIRNIKLEKIKFRSYGFGIVIFFLFFLFGIGLPILHGFEYLTDVLSPMNNLLGLAGDGVKKYSFLISFGILIIILSIMILVSIPKILKNNEKYKKIKYMTE; encoded by the exons ATGGATCAGAGAATTAtgttacttttattaattaaatattttctgtTTATGCTTTTAACATGGATATGTAATTTATGGAATGATGcg agATCCATAAATAAATCTTTGTATGATATCTTAAAAGTCAATAGAAAATTAGATATAAGAAATTACAGATTACTAGCAAAATgtaagaagaaaaaggatTTAAATATTGTATCGTTAAATGAAGATATAGCAGATAACGGAGAGTGCGAGAAGAAAAcaacatataataatgaaagtGTGTTCACAAAACTAAAGAAACAATCTAATATATATCCATTAAATAAGGCGCAGTACTACACAGAAGTTATGAATTATAACAATGGAATTTTTGatggaaaatattttcattttgaaaagaaatggatcaagaaaaaagattatgataattttctCGAAAAAAACAGGAGAATTAGaaacataaaattagaaaaaataaaatttagaagtTACGGATTCGgaattgttatattttttctctttttcttgtTTGGAATAGGATTACCAATATTACACGGATTTGAGTACTTAACGGATGTGTTGTCACCTATGAATAATCTTCTAGGATTAGCTGGAGATGGAGTAAAAAAATACTCTTTTCTAATATCATTTGGCATActtatcattatattatcTATTATGATTTTAGTATCAATTCCTAAgatcttaaaaaataatgaaaaatataaaaaaattaagtatatgACTGAGTGA
- the PmUG01_00076300 gene encoding fam-l protein: protein MMEQKFMLFSYIKISAFILLTWICHFYNKENTLKNNLNAKCKLSRNLNIINYRSLAKYKPNKDSYSVKFEDELPHNRVKQNKCVITNKKGANVKHKISRLSSLYIEEYCKNNEKNKPDIPKTKKYSNFEKQIFKELDYKDYLKNIKEIEDKEYKKLSRKKRRIRIVFVVLFFLVLIVPILDLLLEYFVTDGLLGSLGLIYLSKNSGSESVEGLFSTLFDIDKWGNSDKIRASTVFIYCLPFLIFVIIFILGMIYYYKKVIKYENIKFKKKINNK from the exons ATGATGgaacaaaaatttatgttgttttcatatattaaaatttcagCGTTTATACTTTTAACTTGGATATGTCACTTTTACAATAAGGAG aacactttaaaaaataatttgaatgcAAAATGCAAACTAAGtagaaatttaaatattataaattatcgatcactagcaaaatataaaccGAATAAGGATTCATATTCTGTAAAATTTGAAGATGAATTGCCACATAATagagtaaaacaaaataaatgtgtaatcactaataaaaaaggagcaAATGTAAAACACAAAATATCACGTTTAAGTTCATTATACATTGAGGAATactgtaaaaataatgagaaaaataaaccTGATATAcctaaaacaaaaaaatattctaattttgaaaaacaaatatttaaagaacttGATTATAAAGATTACCTTAAAAACATCAAGGAAATTGAAGataaggaatataaaaaattatcacgTAAAAAACGCAGAATACGAATTGTTTTCgttgtattatttttcttagtATTGATTGTACCCATATTAGATCTtttattagaatattttGTAACAGATGGATTACTGGGTTCATTAGGTTTGATATActtaagtaaaaatagtgGTTCGGAATCGGTAGAGGGACTGTTTAGTACCTTGTTCGATATAGATAAATGGGGTAATTCAGATAAAATACGTGCATCaactgtttttatatattgtttaccTTTCCTAATATTTgttatcatatttatattaggaATGATTTACTACTATAAgaaagttataaaatatgaaaatattaagttcaaaaaaaaaataaataataaataa